The following are encoded together in the Anaeromicrobium sediminis genome:
- a CDS encoding GNAT family N-acetyltransferase has translation MNIKYEIIPSEKVGSCRDLCNELMIFQKSKAKIKPELFDNMNFETRMIPSMKGAIYNYIVVVKDDDKPVGYVYSNISPKETYSNDFATFFDLSSVSRNNVGCLSQFYIKEEYREQGIGSILFNMSMKWLKQFDHVEDYFIFVSNGNDDALEFYKRKGFAFSHEILDGFITVLRDK, from the coding sequence ATGAATATAAAATATGAGATTATACCTAGTGAAAAAGTGGGATCCTGTAGAGATTTATGCAATGAACTCATGATCTTTCAAAAATCAAAGGCAAAAATTAAACCAGAATTATTTGACAACATGAATTTTGAAACACGAATGATTCCTTCTATGAAAGGTGCCATCTACAATTATATTGTAGTTGTTAAAGATGATGATAAACCAGTCGGTTATGTATATTCTAACATATCTCCCAAAGAGACATATTCCAATGATTTTGCCACTTTTTTTGACCTTTCTTCTGTTAGCAGAAATAATGTGGGTTGTTTATCTCAGTTCTATATTAAAGAAGAGTACAGAGAACAAGGGATTGGGTCAATACTTTTTAATATGTCAATGAAATGGTTAAAACAATTTGATCATGTGGAGGATTATTTTATCTTTGTTTCAAATGGAAATGATGACGCATTGGAGTTTTATAAACGAAAAGGATTTGCTTTTAGCCATGAAATATTGGATGGTTTTATAACGGTTTTACGAGATAAATAA
- a CDS encoding winged helix-turn-helix transcriptional regulator: protein MNDKGTGNKNMNNCPLTYALNLIGGKWRLPIIWALSQNNTLRYNELKRKVDGITNMMLSQSLKEMENHGLVNRKQFMEIPPRVEYSLTEEGKDLIPALESLAKWGKGMKNKEMDRCNK, encoded by the coding sequence ATGAATGATAAAGGTACTGGAAACAAAAATATGAATAATTGTCCATTAACCTATGCATTGAACTTAATTGGAGGAAAATGGCGACTTCCTATCATATGGGCTTTGAGTCAAAACAATACTTTGCGATACAACGAATTGAAAAGAAAAGTAGATGGAATAACAAATATGATGTTATCTCAATCTTTAAAAGAAATGGAAAATCATGGACTTGTTAATCGTAAGCAGTTTATGGAGATTCCACCAAGAGTAGAATACTCACTGACTGAAGAAGGAAAAGACTTGATACCGGCTTTGGAATCATTGGCAAAATGGGGTAAGGGAATGAAAAATAAGGAAATGGATAGATGTAATAAGTGA
- a CDS encoding GNAT family N-acetyltransferase: MNTKKWNIRKAIINDAKNLKSCMDMAYSKYLNRLNGKRLPPMEVDYEEEIASFPVWVAESDKDIVGGLILMFEDDYTTIANVAVRPDFQGKGLGRGLIDFAESEAKRRGYVEIHLGTHVLLTENIFFYLNLGWIEIGRDETRVYMKKNIGV, encoded by the coding sequence ATGAACACAAAAAAGTGGAATATACGAAAAGCTATTATTAATGATGCAAAGAATCTTAAAAGTTGTATGGATATGGCTTACTCAAAATATTTAAATAGACTCAATGGAAAACGACTTCCACCTATGGAAGTTGATTATGAAGAGGAAATAGCCTCTTTTCCAGTCTGGGTCGCGGAATCCGACAAGGATATAGTGGGTGGTTTGATTTTAATGTTTGAAGATGACTATACTACAATAGCAAATGTGGCGGTACGTCCTGATTTTCAGGGGAAAGGTTTAGGACGGGGGCTTATAGATTTCGCTGAATCAGAAGCAAAACGCAGAGGGTATGTGGAAATACATTTAGGCACTCATGTATTATTGACCGAGAATATTTTCTTTTATCTTAATTTGGGGTGGATAGAGATTGGTCGTGATGAGACCCGCGTTTACATGAAAAAAAATATCGGTGTTTAA